One window of Mesorhizobium sp. PAMC28654 genomic DNA carries:
- a CDS encoding Lrp/AsnC family transcriptional regulator has translation MKRLRSENAELDAADLKILRLLEKDARTSTAELARAVGLSAPSVAERIKRLQENEVIEAYTVRINPAALGMTLSAWLRIRPVPGQLAVVAEIIRELPEIAQCDRVTGEDCFIALAHVGSVAELERVIDRIIPYAMTNTAIIQSSPVVARSPLGALKRPA, from the coding sequence TTGAAACGCCTTCGAAGCGAAAATGCCGAACTCGATGCGGCGGATCTGAAAATCCTGCGCCTGCTGGAAAAAGATGCACGCACCAGCACCGCTGAGTTGGCGCGCGCGGTCGGCCTGTCGGCGCCAAGCGTGGCCGAACGCATCAAGCGGCTGCAGGAGAACGAGGTGATCGAGGCCTATACGGTGCGGATCAACCCGGCCGCTCTCGGCATGACGCTGTCGGCATGGCTGCGCATCCGGCCAGTGCCGGGGCAACTGGCTGTCGTGGCCGAGATCATCCGCGAGCTGCCGGAAATCGCGCAATGCGACCGGGTGACGGGTGAGGACTGTTTCATCGCGCTGGCGCATGTCGGCTCGGTGGCCGAACTCGAACGGGTGATCGACCGGATCATCCCTTACGCGATGACCAACACGGCGATCATCCAGTCGTCACCGGTGGTGGCGCGCTCGCCGTTGGGGGCACTCAAGCGCCCGGCTTGA
- a CDS encoding dienelactone hydrolase family protein — protein sequence MTQSDATTPARPAITQAMIDAYDEYTHLTLDRRRFMDHLTRLAGSGVAAAAIAPLLAANSAQAAIVADGDPRLKGEDITYPGSGGDMKGYLVRPADQTGTLGTVIVVHENRGLNPHIRDVARRVALEGFVALAPDFMSPLGGTPDDEDKVRDLFSTLDPAQVAANAVATVAYLKGDKDGNGKVGAVGFCWGGGTVNMLAVNAPDLAAAVAYYGMQPKAEDVPKIKAALLLHYAGLDTRTNAGIDAFKKELDAAHVEYAVYVYEGANHAFNNDTSAARFDKAAADLAWGRTVAFLKQKLA from the coding sequence ATGACACAATCCGACGCCACCACGCCCGCAAGGCCCGCCATCACCCAAGCGATGATCGACGCCTATGACGAGTACACGCATCTGACGCTCGACCGTCGCCGCTTCATGGACCATCTGACCAGGCTTGCGGGATCTGGCGTGGCGGCCGCCGCGATCGCACCGCTGCTGGCGGCGAATTCGGCACAGGCGGCAATCGTCGCCGATGGCGATCCGCGCCTGAAAGGCGAGGACATCACCTATCCAGGCAGCGGCGGCGACATGAAGGGCTATCTGGTCAGGCCGGCGGATCAGACCGGCACGCTCGGCACGGTCATCGTGGTGCATGAGAACAGGGGGCTCAACCCGCATATACGCGACGTGGCGCGGCGCGTGGCGCTTGAAGGTTTCGTGGCGCTGGCGCCCGACTTCATGTCGCCGCTTGGCGGCACTCCAGATGACGAGGACAAGGTGCGCGACCTGTTTTCGACGCTTGACCCGGCACAGGTGGCCGCCAATGCCGTGGCAACGGTCGCCTACCTGAAAGGCGACAAGGATGGCAATGGCAAGGTTGGGGCCGTCGGCTTCTGCTGGGGCGGCGGCACGGTCAACATGCTCGCCGTCAACGCGCCCGATCTTGCTGCCGCCGTCGCCTATTACGGCATGCAGCCGAAGGCCGAGGATGTGCCGAAGATCAAGGCGGCGTTGCTGTTGCATTACGCCGGTCTGGACACGCGCACCAATGCCGGCATCGATGCCTTCAAGAAGGAACTCGACGCGGCACATGTCGAATATGCTGTCTATGTTTACGAAGGCGCCAATCATGCCTTCAACAACGACACATCGGCGGCGCGCTTCGACAAGGCGGCGGCGGACCTTGCCTGGGGCCGGACCGTCGCCTTCCTCAAGCAGAAGCTGGCGTGA
- a CDS encoding sigma-70 family RNA polymerase sigma factor: protein MTITGDIREPFDRLFGELRPKLHRYCARMTGSVIDGEDVLQEALAKAIEALPDVGPIANPEGWLFRIAHNAALDLLRRRAREKAFSGEDLDMIIDPANPTIEREAAAASLRTFMRLPVAQRCSVIMMDVLGYSLQQISVILDTSIPAIKAALHRGRGRLREIADEPEELPSPFLSTSERSLLEAYIDRFNAHDFDAVRDMLAEDVRLELVARTRLNGRKEVSTYFHNYSTRQDWRFVPGFVENRPAVLVCDPDPTAPPSYFILLAWQARLLGIRDFRHARYAADGAEMSVFREPSLE from the coding sequence ATGACCATCACTGGCGATATCCGCGAGCCTTTCGATCGCCTGTTCGGCGAATTGCGTCCGAAGCTGCACCGCTATTGCGCCCGCATGACCGGCTCGGTCATCGACGGCGAGGATGTGCTGCAGGAAGCGCTTGCCAAGGCGATCGAAGCCTTGCCGGACGTCGGTCCGATCGCCAACCCGGAAGGCTGGCTGTTTCGTATCGCTCACAATGCGGCACTCGACCTTTTGCGCCGCCGCGCCCGTGAGAAGGCCTTTTCCGGCGAGGACCTGGATATGATCATCGATCCGGCAAACCCCACCATCGAACGAGAGGCCGCGGCTGCCAGCCTGCGTACCTTCATGCGCCTTCCCGTCGCGCAGCGATGCAGCGTCATCATGATGGACGTGCTCGGCTATTCGCTACAGCAGATCAGCGTCATCCTCGACACCAGCATTCCCGCCATCAAGGCCGCCCTGCATCGCGGTCGTGGCCGCCTGCGCGAAATCGCCGATGAGCCGGAAGAGCTTCCATCACCATTCCTGAGTACGTCGGAGCGTTCGCTGCTCGAAGCCTATATCGATCGCTTCAACGCCCATGATTTCGATGCCGTCCGCGACATGCTGGCCGAGGACGTGCGGCTGGAGTTGGTGGCGAGAACGCGGCTGAACGGGCGCAAGGAAGTGAGTACCTACTTCCACAATTATTCCACGAGGCAGGACTGGCGCTTCGTCCCCGGCTTTGTGGAAAACCGGCCGGCGGTCCTTGTCTGCGACCCCGATCCGACAGCGCCGCCATCCTATTTCATCCTGCTGGCGTGGCAGGCCAGGCTTCTCGGCATCCGCGATTTTCGCCACGCCCGCTACGCCGCCGATGGTGCCGAAATGTCCGTGTTCCGGGAGCCGTCGTTGGAATAA
- a CDS encoding MarR family winged helix-turn-helix transcriptional regulator, with protein MTLPRKTRPTISQADYQRLSEFRYLIRRFLEFSQVQAEGAGLTPRQHQALLAIKGFPGGGPVTIGDLAERLRIRHHSAVELVNRLGEAGLVTRDQDKDDQRRVLLRLTEHADDCLAELSATHLDELSRIEPMLKRLLVRDGG; from the coding sequence ATGACGCTGCCCAGGAAAACACGCCCCACCATCAGCCAAGCCGATTACCAGCGCCTGTCCGAGTTCCGCTACCTGATCCGCCGTTTCCTCGAATTCAGCCAGGTGCAGGCGGAAGGCGCCGGCCTGACCCCGCGCCAGCATCAGGCGCTGCTGGCGATCAAGGGCTTTCCGGGCGGCGGTCCGGTGACGATTGGCGATCTGGCGGAGCGCTTGCGCATTCGCCACCATAGCGCCGTCGAGCTGGTCAATCGTCTTGGCGAGGCTGGGCTGGTCACAAGGGATCAGGACAAGGACGATCAGCGCCGCGTCCTGCTACGATTGACCGAGCACGCCGACGACTGCCTTGCGGAATTGTCGGCCACGCATCTCGACGAGCTTTCAAGGATCGAGCCTATGCTGAAACGTCTGCTCGTCCGAGACGGTGGGTGA
- a CDS encoding histidine kinase dimerization/phosphoacceptor domain -containing protein: protein MDWKQTREPADAWHMTDDLHAEHGKGDPFAAAIRATRMSMIITDPRRPDNPIVFVNDAFLRLTGYERQEVMGRNCRFLQGPKTDKSMIDKVRDAIAGETDVSVDLLNYRKDGSTFWNALYISPVSNDRGELQFYFASQLDVTDRKRSEHRITADKDRFEKAVKERTQELEAALDAQTTLLHEVDHRVKNNLQMISSLIVMQSRTIKDDGIRQSMTTMLERIEALSTVHRRLYQSKDVSRFDVSDFARDLISDLLTASGRTEIKSKLELEPVVIPAEKATPVALMVNELVTNALKHAFKQKPDGTTAGSIGIKMSQPDGHFNIEVSDDGVGMAEANGDASFGMRLIKSLARQLRADIEWQDAGPGTKVVISMPNEPQHKGNMS, encoded by the coding sequence ATGGACTGGAAACAGACCAGGGAACCGGCCGACGCATGGCACATGACGGACGATTTGCATGCCGAACACGGCAAGGGCGATCCGTTCGCAGCGGCTATACGCGCCACTCGCATGTCGATGATCATCACCGATCCGCGACGCCCAGACAACCCGATCGTCTTTGTCAACGACGCCTTCCTGCGTCTCACTGGCTATGAACGGCAGGAGGTGATGGGCCGCAACTGCCGCTTCCTGCAGGGTCCCAAAACCGACAAATCGATGATCGACAAGGTGCGGGATGCGATCGCCGGCGAAACCGATGTCAGCGTCGACCTGTTGAACTACCGCAAGGACGGCTCGACCTTCTGGAACGCGCTCTACATCAGCCCTGTCTCCAATGATCGCGGCGAACTGCAGTTCTACTTCGCCTCGCAGCTCGATGTCACCGACCGCAAGCGGTCGGAGCACCGCATCACCGCCGACAAGGACCGCTTCGAGAAGGCGGTCAAGGAGCGCACGCAGGAACTCGAAGCAGCGCTCGATGCGCAGACAACTCTGCTTCACGAGGTCGACCACCGCGTGAAGAACAATCTGCAGATGATCTCGTCGCTGATCGTCATGCAGAGCCGAACGATCAAGGATGACGGCATTCGTCAATCGATGACCACGATGCTGGAGCGCATCGAAGCCTTGAGCACGGTGCATCGGCGGCTCTACCAATCGAAGGACGTCAGCAGGTTCGATGTCTCGGATTTCGCCCGCGACCTCATATCGGACCTTCTCACCGCCTCGGGACGCACGGAGATCAAGTCGAAGCTTGAACTGGAACCCGTCGTTATTCCGGCGGAAAAGGCGACACCCGTGGCGTTGATGGTCAACGAACTGGTCACCAACGCGCTGAAACATGCCTTCAAGCAAAAGCCGGATGGAACCACCGCCGGCAGCATCGGCATCAAGATGAGCCAGCCCGATGGCCATTTCAATATCGAGGTGTCCGATGACGGTGTCGGCATGGCCGAGGCAAACGGCGATGCCTCCTTCGGCATGCGGCTGATCAAGTCGCTTGCCCGGCAATTGCGCGCCGACATTGAGTGGCAGGACGCGGGGCCCGGCACCAAGGTTGTCATCTCGATGCCGAACGAACCGCAGCACAAGGGGAACATGTCATGA
- a CDS encoding response regulator, producing MIEPLKVLIVEDEALLAMELESLVEEAGHSVVGWATSSAEARGMIDSTDADIAFVDIHLTDGPTGVDVAEYIGEGQHSMVVFMTANPKRIPEHFAGAIGVIAKPYTMNGLASALRYLQEGVRRPPPVSVRPAGFTLSPAFEVDWAPAVA from the coding sequence ATGATTGAACCGCTGAAGGTCCTGATCGTCGAGGACGAGGCGTTGCTGGCAATGGAATTGGAAAGCCTTGTCGAGGAGGCCGGCCACAGCGTCGTCGGCTGGGCGACGTCATCGGCGGAAGCCCGCGGCATGATCGACTCCACCGATGCGGATATCGCCTTTGTCGACATCCATCTGACCGACGGCCCGACCGGCGTCGATGTGGCTGAATATATCGGCGAAGGACAACACTCGATGGTCGTGTTCATGACCGCCAATCCTAAGCGCATTCCCGAGCACTTCGCCGGCGCGATCGGCGTCATCGCCAAGCCCTACACGATGAACGGACTGGCGTCGGCGCTGCGCTACCTTCAGGAGGGCGTGCGCCGTCCGCCGCCGGTATCCGTCCGGCCGGCGGGCTTCACCCTGTCGCCGGCATTCGAGGTCGACTGGGCTCCGGCAGTCGCCTGA
- a CDS encoding FAD-binding oxidoreductase, translated as MALSDLNPVERNEEGIAAVLGILKQRFGERFQTGQAIRSQHAHTTTYIPTQAPDGVAFPESTAEVQEIVRACAAHRVPVIAFGVGSSLEGHTNAPGGGISVDTSRMNRILSVNPQDLDCTVEPGVTREDLNRHLRDTGLFFPIDPGANASLGGMAATRASGTNAVRYGTMRENVLSLTAVMADGETVTTGKRAKKSSAGYDLTRLLIGSEGTLGIITALTLKLQGIPQAISGGVCPFPSVEAACNAVIATIQMGIPVARIELVNGLQMRAMKNYSKLDYPESPCLFVEFHGSDAGVAEQAETFGMIAEENGGGPFLWTSIAEERTKLWKARHDAYWSSLTLRPGAKGLSTDVCVPISRFAECVMETEADIAEMGLIAPIVGHAGDGNFHVLVLMDVDDPKEIALSEKFVARLNMRAIAMEGTCTGEHGIGQGKVGFLRHELGHGVDVMRTIKQALDPLNIMNPGKILPGAG; from the coding sequence ATGGCTCTGAGCGACCTCAATCCGGTCGAACGCAACGAGGAGGGGATAGCCGCGGTGCTCGGCATCCTCAAGCAGCGGTTCGGCGAGCGCTTCCAGACCGGCCAGGCGATCCGTTCGCAGCATGCGCACACCACCACCTATATCCCGACGCAGGCGCCGGACGGCGTCGCCTTTCCGGAGTCTACGGCCGAAGTGCAGGAGATCGTGCGCGCCTGTGCCGCGCACCGCGTGCCGGTGATTGCTTTCGGTGTCGGCTCCTCGCTAGAAGGCCACACCAATGCGCCGGGCGGCGGCATCTCGGTCGACACATCGCGCATGAACCGCATCCTCTCGGTCAATCCGCAGGACCTCGACTGCACCGTCGAGCCCGGTGTGACGCGCGAGGACCTCAACCGGCATCTGCGTGACACCGGCCTGTTCTTCCCGATCGACCCGGGCGCCAATGCCTCGCTCGGCGGTATGGCGGCGACGCGAGCGTCCGGCACCAACGCCGTGCGCTACGGTACGATGCGCGAGAATGTGCTTTCGCTGACGGCGGTCATGGCCGATGGCGAGACGGTGACGACAGGCAAGCGCGCAAAGAAGAGTTCGGCCGGATATGACCTGACGCGGCTCCTGATCGGCTCGGAAGGCACGCTTGGCATCATCACCGCGCTGACCTTGAAGCTGCAGGGTATTCCGCAAGCGATTTCCGGTGGCGTCTGCCCGTTTCCGAGCGTCGAGGCGGCCTGCAACGCGGTGATCGCGACGATCCAGATGGGCATTCCGGTGGCGCGCATTGAACTGGTCAACGGGCTGCAGATGCGGGCGATGAAGAACTATTCGAAGCTCGACTATCCGGAAAGCCCATGCCTGTTCGTCGAGTTCCACGGCAGCGATGCGGGTGTTGCCGAGCAGGCCGAGACCTTCGGCATGATCGCGGAAGAGAACGGCGGCGGGCCATTCCTGTGGACCAGCATCGCCGAGGAACGGACGAAGCTGTGGAAAGCAAGACACGACGCCTACTGGTCGTCGCTGACACTGCGGCCAGGCGCCAAGGGGCTTTCGACCGATGTCTGCGTGCCGATCTCGCGCTTTGCCGAATGCGTCATGGAAACCGAGGCCGATATCGCCGAGATGGGGCTGATCGCGCCGATCGTCGGCCATGCCGGCGACGGCAATTTCCACGTGCTGGTGCTGATGGACGTCGATGATCCCAAGGAGATCGCACTGTCGGAAAAATTCGTGGCGCGGCTCAACATGCGGGCCATCGCCATGGAGGGAACCTGCACCGGCGAGCACGGCATCGGCCAGGGCAAGGTCGGCTTCCTGCGCCATGAACTCGGCCACGGCGTCGACGTCATGCGCACCATCAAGCAGGCGCTGGATCCGCTGAACATCATGAACCCGGGCAAGATATTACCGGGCGCCGGGTAG
- a CDS encoding chloride channel protein: protein MKTHQPKPDHLRDFTTDASVLLIAAIAVVVATAGLFAGIALLKLIRLATNIAYFGQFSLADLKLQDTPLGLAAAIVPVIGALIIGLMARFGSEKIRGHGIPEAIEAILLGRSRLDAKVAILKPLSSAISIGSGGPFGAEGPIIMTGGAIGSLIAQMLPVSDNERKTLLVAGAAAGMTTVFGTPIAAIMLAVELLLFEWTPRSFIPVAVAAVIAEVERTMLHLPGPIFPFQGGMEISFVGLGGWVAIGICAGLLSGLLTQMVYACEDGFQKLPIHWMWWPMIGGLVVGIGGLIEPRALGVGYDNIADMLDGRMVATAALILLVVKAIIWSVALGSGTSGGVLAPLLIMGGAMGAVLAGILPAADPGFWALLAMAATMGGTMRAPLTATFFAVELTGNTHMLVPLIAACAAAHAVTVLLMKRSILTEKIARRGHHLVREYRVDPFALTRVREVMTSNVESVPSTMTLHGAAAFLTAPETRHPSFPVVNEDGHVLGLIDPPAILRWRRAGTHRTTTLGELLAGSKVTLAYPDEYLEGLSDKLLMANVSHLPVVTREDARLVGYVGWKDLMRVRSRKQAEERDRSTLIGFGTRREKKEDVVEGV from the coding sequence ATGAAGACCCATCAACCCAAGCCCGACCACCTCAGGGATTTCACGACCGATGCAAGCGTGCTGCTCATTGCCGCCATAGCCGTGGTCGTGGCGACCGCGGGCCTGTTTGCCGGCATCGCGCTGTTGAAGCTGATCCGGCTTGCCACCAACATCGCCTATTTCGGCCAGTTTTCGCTTGCCGACCTGAAGCTGCAAGATACGCCGCTTGGGCTTGCCGCGGCGATTGTTCCGGTCATCGGCGCGCTGATCATCGGCCTGATGGCGCGCTTCGGCAGCGAGAAGATTCGCGGCCACGGCATTCCCGAGGCCATCGAGGCGATCCTGCTTGGGCGGTCGCGGCTTGATGCCAAGGTTGCGATCCTGAAGCCGCTATCGTCGGCGATCTCGATCGGCTCCGGCGGACCATTCGGCGCCGAAGGCCCGATCATCATGACCGGTGGCGCCATCGGCTCGCTGATCGCGCAGATGCTGCCGGTCAGCGACAATGAACGCAAGACGCTGCTTGTGGCTGGCGCGGCGGCCGGCATGACCACCGTATTCGGAACGCCGATCGCCGCCATCATGCTGGCGGTGGAACTGCTGCTCTTCGAATGGACGCCGCGCAGCTTCATTCCCGTGGCGGTCGCGGCTGTTATCGCCGAGGTCGAACGCACCATGCTGCATCTTCCCGGACCGATCTTTCCGTTCCAGGGCGGGATGGAGATTTCCTTTGTCGGCCTTGGCGGCTGGGTTGCGATCGGCATTTGTGCGGGGCTGTTGTCGGGGCTGCTGACGCAGATGGTCTATGCCTGCGAGGACGGTTTTCAGAAACTGCCCATTCATTGGATGTGGTGGCCGATGATTGGCGGTCTGGTGGTCGGCATCGGCGGGTTGATCGAACCGCGGGCGCTCGGCGTCGGCTATGACAACATCGCCGATATGCTGGATGGCCGCATGGTCGCCACGGCAGCACTCATCCTGCTGGTGGTAAAGGCCATCATCTGGTCGGTTGCGCTGGGTTCGGGGACATCCGGAGGCGTGCTGGCGCCGCTTTTGATCATGGGCGGCGCGATGGGGGCGGTGCTGGCGGGCATCCTGCCCGCGGCGGATCCGGGCTTCTGGGCGCTGCTGGCAATGGCGGCAACCATGGGCGGCACGATGCGGGCGCCGCTGACCGCCACCTTCTTCGCGGTGGAACTGACCGGCAACACGCATATGCTGGTGCCGCTGATCGCGGCCTGTGCGGCGGCGCACGCCGTCACCGTGCTCCTGATGAAGCGTTCGATCCTGACCGAGAAAATCGCCAGGAGGGGACACCACCTAGTTCGCGAATACCGGGTCGATCCCTTCGCCTTGACCAGGGTGCGCGAGGTGATGACCTCAAATGTCGAGAGCGTGCCGTCGACGATGACGCTGCATGGCGCGGCGGCGTTCCTGACCGCGCCGGAAACGCGGCATCCGAGTTTTCCCGTGGTCAATGAGGACGGGCATGTGCTCGGTCTCATCGATCCACCGGCGATCCTGCGCTGGAGACGCGCGGGCACGCATCGCACCACGACGCTCGGCGAATTGCTGGCCGGAAGCAAAGTCACGCTGGCCTATCCGGATGAGTATCTGGAAGGCCTCTCCGACAAGCTGCTGATGGCGAATGTTTCCCATCTGCCCGTGGTTACGCGCGAGGACGCACGGCTGGTCGGCTATGTCGGCTGGAAGGATCTGATGCGCGTGCGGTCGCGGAAACAGGCCGAGGAGCGCGATCGCTCGACCTTGATCGGCTTCGGCACGAGACGCGAGAAAAAGGAAGACGTGGTAGAGGGCGTCTAG
- a CDS encoding DinB family protein, which produces MSSKTLLLSLFRYKSWADDELLALMAGIENDIAEDQLGAILETINHAHVVDRIFASNIQKQKHFYRDTGTSNTPTLAELSAAITETDRWYLRYVEQVEPEELAETILFTFTSGAPGQMSREEMLAHVITHGGYHRGEVGRIVTQLSKSSSPDTFTGYLHQAEPTRRAPLQSEIFRT; this is translated from the coding sequence ATGAGCAGCAAGACACTGCTTCTATCCCTGTTCCGCTACAAATCCTGGGCTGATGATGAACTCCTCGCCCTGATGGCCGGGATCGAGAACGACATCGCCGAGGACCAGCTTGGCGCGATCCTTGAAACCATCAATCACGCACATGTCGTCGACAGGATCTTTGCGTCGAACATCCAGAAGCAGAAACACTTCTATCGGGACACCGGCACGAGCAACACACCGACGCTCGCCGAGCTGTCAGCGGCAATCACCGAAACGGACCGGTGGTACCTCCGATATGTCGAACAGGTGGAACCGGAAGAACTGGCGGAGACGATCCTCTTCACCTTCACGAGTGGCGCCCCCGGGCAAATGTCGCGCGAGGAGATGCTGGCGCACGTCATCACCCACGGCGGCTATCATCGTGGCGAAGTCGGCCGCATCGTGACCCAACTGTCCAAATCTTCCTCCCCCGACACGTTCACCGGCTATCTCCACCAGGCCGAGCCTACGCGCCGCGCGCCACTCCAATCGGAGATTTTCAGGACATGA
- a CDS encoding IS3 family transposase (programmed frameshift) — protein sequence MTKQRQFTDAFKAEAVGLVRTSGRTKRQIAEDLGVGFSTLTRWMGRQLDREMGDPGRPPDADVAAELKRLRRENEILRQERDILKRATGFFRQGGKSVRFALIDQAKKDFPVDRLCATLGVSPSGYFAWGRRPACRRQRDDMIMLAHVRSSFALSNGTYGSPRMTRELQDNGFAIGRRRTARLMRENGLQARQKRRFKRTTDSEHAFPVAPNVIDQDFAATGPNQKWGADISYIWTREGWLYLAVVIDLFARKVVGWAAGNRLHRSLALAALNKAFVMRQPEPGLIHHSDRGSQYCSIDYQAELRAAGVIISMSGKGNCFDNAMVETFFKTLKTELIWRTSFLTRADAQAAIARYIDGFYNPIRRHSALDYISPMQFERNAAE from the exons ATGACGAAACAGAGACAGTTTACGGATGCGTTCAAGGCGGAGGCGGTTGGCCTTGTGCGAACGAGCGGTCGGACGAAGCGGCAGATCGCGGAGGATCTTGGTGTTGGTTTCTCGACGCTGACGCGATGGATGGGTCGGCAGCTGGATCGTGAGATGGGCGATCCTGGGCGTCCGCCTGATGCTGATGTCGCCGCTGAATTGAAACGGCTGCGGCGGGAGAATGAAATCCTTCGGCAGGAGCGGGATATCTTGAAACGGGCGACGG GCTTTTTTCGTCAAGGAGGGAAGTCGGTGAGGTTCGCGCTCATCGACCAGGCGAAGAAGGATTTCCCTGTGGACCGTTTGTGCGCGACGCTGGGTGTCAGCCCGAGCGGCTACTTTGCCTGGGGGCGCCGGCCGGCGTGCCGCCGGCAGCGCGACGACATGATAATGCTGGCGCATGTGCGATCGTCGTTCGCGCTGTCGAACGGAACCTATGGTAGCCCGCGCATGACGCGGGAACTGCAAGACAATGGCTTTGCCATTGGCCGGCGACGAACGGCGCGTCTGATGCGGGAGAATGGCCTCCAGGCAAGACAGAAGCGGCGGTTCAAGCGCACGACGGACAGCGAACACGCCTTTCCGGTTGCCCCCAATGTCATCGACCAGGATTTTGCCGCCACTGGTCCCAACCAGAAATGGGGTGCCGACATCTCCTACATCTGGACGCGGGAGGGCTGGTTGTACCTTGCTGTCGTCATCGATCTGTTTGCCCGCAAGGTCGTTGGCTGGGCTGCTGGCAACCGGCTACACCGCAGCCTGGCTCTGGCAGCGCTCAACAAGGCGTTCGTCATGCGGCAGCCGGAACCCGGCCTCATTCACCACTCCGACCGCGGCAGCCAATATTGTTCTATCGACTACCAAGCCGAATTGCGTGCCGCCGGCGTCATCATCTCAATGTCAGGCAAGGGCAATTGCTTTGATAACGCCATGGTCGAAACATTCTTCAAGACGCTGAAAACTGAACTGATCTGGCGCACCTCTTTCCTTACCCGCGCCGATGCCCAAGCCGCCATTGCCCGATATATCGACGGCTTCTACAATCCCATCCGGCGGCATTCCGCGCTCGACTACATCAGCCCGATGCAGTTCGAGCGAAACGCCGCCGAATGA
- a CDS encoding EamA family transporter, with the protein MDDRTQAPAASPALAASGFTGLAASLPPDAWFGVSAIFHYLGPAFAVLLFPHVGVLGMAWLRIATAALIFAPLTRPRRTLANADRSTRVLLLAFGACLAVMNCSFYLALDRLPISLVAAIEFVGTIGIALIGLGSPRNLAALAVAVTGTLLLIDVKWSSDPIGLFWAFLNGALFIGYIVLGHRVARSGAGNGIAGLGAAMAVAFLVVVPIGLTDALPAFFSPPLLLAAIGVGICSSVIPYICDQLAMSRLPRASFALMLSLLPVTATLIGILVLHQIPSLTDIVGIALVVAGVAFHRPASTEIKQ; encoded by the coding sequence ATGGATGACCGAACGCAAGCACCAGCCGCAAGCCCTGCCCTCGCCGCATCAGGCTTCACGGGCCTGGCAGCCTCGCTACCGCCGGATGCGTGGTTTGGCGTCAGCGCCATCTTTCACTATCTCGGGCCGGCGTTCGCGGTCCTGCTTTTCCCGCATGTCGGCGTGCTCGGTATGGCGTGGCTGCGCATTGCCACCGCCGCCCTGATCTTCGCACCGCTGACCCGCCCCCGGAGAACTCTCGCGAACGCCGACCGCTCGACGCGGGTTTTGCTCCTGGCCTTCGGCGCCTGTCTGGCCGTGATGAACTGCTCGTTCTATCTGGCGCTCGACCGCTTGCCGATCTCGCTGGTCGCGGCGATCGAATTCGTCGGCACCATCGGCATCGCACTGATCGGGCTGGGAAGCCCGCGAAATCTCGCGGCACTCGCTGTCGCCGTCACCGGTACCTTGCTTTTGATCGATGTGAAGTGGTCGAGCGATCCCATCGGCCTGTTCTGGGCCTTTCTCAACGGCGCGCTGTTCATCGGCTACATTGTGCTCGGCCACCGTGTCGCCCGCTCGGGCGCGGGCAACGGCATCGCTGGCCTTGGCGCGGCCATGGCCGTCGCCTTCCTCGTCGTGGTGCCGATCGGCTTGACCGACGCGCTGCCCGCTTTTTTCTCACCGCCCCTGCTACTCGCGGCAATCGGTGTTGGCATCTGCTCTTCGGTCATTCCTTACATCTGCGATCAGCTCGCCATGTCACGTCTGCCGCGCGCCAGTTTCGCGCTTATGCTGTCGCTGCTGCCGGTCACCGCGACGCTGATCGGTATCCTCGTGCTACATCAGATCCCGAGTTTGACCGATATTGTTGGCATCGCGCTGGTGGTCGCCGGCGTCGCCTTTCACAGGCCTGCCTCCACGGAAATCAAGCAGTAA
- a CDS encoding thioesterase family protein: MNIPTPFVSKAMDIEKDWIDYNGHLNMAYYNVIFDRGTDEAFEMMGIGLDYVKQRRLTIYTAEIHVCYVQELHLDHKVTVSMQVLDHDEKRLRTYQEIRHVDGWLAATSETLSLHVDMSGPKVAPFPADVLASIEAVRAAHSALPTPERAGRSIGIRRKTA; this comes from the coding sequence ATGAACATCCCCACCCCCTTCGTCTCCAAGGCCATGGACATCGAGAAGGACTGGATCGACTATAACGGCCATCTCAACATGGCCTACTACAACGTCATCTTCGACCGTGGCACGGACGAGGCTTTCGAAATGATGGGCATTGGACTGGACTATGTAAAACAGCGGCGGCTGACCATCTACACGGCGGAAATCCATGTCTGCTACGTCCAGGAACTGCATCTCGACCACAAGGTCACCGTTTCCATGCAGGTCCTCGACCACGACGAAAAGCGCTTGAGAACCTATCAGGAAATCCGCCACGTGGATGGCTGGCTGGCCGCCACGTCCGAAACACTGTCGCTGCATGTCGACATGTCTGGCCCGAAGGTAGCGCCCTTCCCGGCCGACGTTCTGGCCAGCATCGAGGCGGTGCGCGCGGCCCATTCCGCGCTGCCGACGCCGGAGCGCGCCGGCCGATCGATCGGTATCCGCCGCAAGACCGCTTGA